The following is a genomic window from Hydrogenobaculum sp. Y04AAS1.
CATCTTCTTTAAAATCTTTAAACATATCTTTTGGGACTTTTACCTCCATAGCTATAAAAAACTTTCTTGATGCACTTTTGCAGGCTATAGATTTTCTTGTGATAGAATGATAACCATCTGCCCCTATCACATAATCGGCTTCAAATACACCTTTGTCGGTGATGACTTTTCTTACGGTGGGTGTTAGCTCTATATCTTTTGCAGTGATCTCTTCTAAAAGATGGGCTCCTTTTTCTTGGGCTTTTGAAATCAAAAAATGATCAAACTCTTCTCTATCTACTATAACAGCGCATTCATCGGAAACTTTTTCTACAAACTCTTGGCCTTTGAAGCCCAGTATCCCTCCTTTTATGCTGTTTTTTATATTAAAAGCCGGAAACAAATCTACAGATCTTTTTGATATGCAACCAGCGCATAGCTTTGGTCTTGGGTATTTGGCTTTTTCAATTACTAAGACTTTTGCGCCAGCATCCGCAAGCTCGTAAGATGCACCAGCTCCAGCAGGACCACCTCCTATAACTATAACGTCGTATCGCTCCATCAATCTTCCTTAGATATTACAAAATCGATTTTTGGCATAGATTTGGTTTTTATTTTTTTGGTCAAAAGATGTCTTATATACTCTTTTGCGCTTTGAAGTCTTTTTAGTACGGCCTCTTCTTTGTCTTTTTCTAAAACGCTTATAGATATCAACACATTTTTACCATCTTCGCTTAAGAGTACACCGTTTACCGTTACAAAACCGGGCATATTCTCTATATCCTTTATTAGGATATTTGCCACTTCTTTTTCTATGGTTCTTTTTAGCATGTCTTTTTGTTTGTTCATTTGGAATCCTCTTCTATTTTGATGTTGTAAGCTTTTATCTTACGGTATAAGTTTGTAAAATCCATACCTATAGCCTGGGCGGTTTGTTTTATATTGTAGTTGTGCTGGGCAAGCTTTTTTAGTATAAACTGCTTTTCAAATTCTTGTTTTGCGCTTTTAAAATCCTGAGACTCTTTGTTTTTGACTTTTATCTCAAGAGAATCAGCGTCTATCGTATCTTTTTCTACTATTATGCTTAGTCTTTCCATTAGATTTTTTAGCTCTCTTACGTTTCCTGGCCAGTGGTATTCTAAAAGGACTTCTTTTGCCTCTTCTGTTAATTTTTTTGGTTTTGTTTTGTTCTCTTGGCAAAACTTGTCTAAGAAATATTCTGCTAAGATTATTATATCCTGTCCTCTTTCTCTTAAAGGCGGTACTTCTAGTGTTATAACTGCGAGCCTATAATAAAGGTCTTCTCTAAAAAGCCCTTGTTCTATAAGTGTTTTTAAGTCTTTGTTGGAAGCGCATATAAACCTTACATCCACATCTATTTTTTGAAGCCCCCCAAGCCGGTGAAAGCTTTTGGTTTCTATAGCCCTTAAGAGTTTTGCCTGGGCTTTTAGACTCATATCCCCTATTTCATCTAAAAATATCGTCCCTTCATTTGCTATCTCAAGTTTTCCGGCTTTTCTTGACACTGCCCCAGTAAAAGCTCCCTTTTCGTATCCAAAAAGCTCAGATTCTATAAGCTCATCTGGTATTGCAGCACAGTTTATATCCACAAAGGGTTTGTCTTTTCTATAAGATAGTTTGTGGATGTTTTTTGCCACAAGCTCTTTACCGGTGCCATTTTCTCCAAATATTACGATGTTTGCATTTGATTTTGCCACCTTTTTTACCTCTTCTTTTAATTTTTTTATAGCAATAGATTCTCCTATGATGTCATCACTATGTTCTATGTTGGTGAGTTTGTTTTTTATGTGTTCTTTGTGGGCTTTTTCTATAACGTTTAAAAGCTTTTCTATAGAAAGAGGTTTTTCTAAAAAATCAAAAGCCCCTTTTTTTATAGACTGAACTGCAAGCTCTATACCACCATGACCTGTTATCATAACTATAGAAGAATTTGGAGATAGCTCTTTTATGGTATCTATAAAATCTATACCAGAGCCATCTTCAAGCCATATATCAAGAAGTATCACCGGAAAATACTCTTTTGTAAGGATCTTTTTTGCCTCTTCCAAAGACTTTGCGGTTTTTGAGCTTATATTTTCATCGCTTAGTATATTTGATATAGACTCTCTTATGGAAGCCTCGTCGTCTATTATAAGCACCTTCATTGCTCTATCTCTATAGATTCTATACTAAAATAAGGTTTTAACGTTTCTAAAAACTCCATCAAATCATTAATTTGATACCCTGTAGTTAGTATTTCAAGGGTCTTTTTATCATAGGGTCTTGTCCTTGTAAGACCAAGCCTATTTGGTGCCCCTGTTATGATGGCATCTAATATAAGAAGCTCCCCTTCTTTTGAAAGATGTATCACCACTTTCATATCACTTTTTATCATGGTTTATTTTCTTTTCATAGTGAAGTATCTTTGCCGGTTTAAAGACTTCTAAAATTTTCTCTACTTCTTCTGGATACTCTTGATCCTTAGAGTTTTCAGCTTTTATATCCTCAGTAGGTTCATTTGGTGTTTTTTTTTCAGCGGATTTTGTGGGCAAATCTAAACTTTCTTTTAAAAGCTCTGAAATGGGCACAAAATCTTTTATCAAAGAAGCTTTTAAGACTGTTATCTCAAGAGCAAGGATTGGATCTTTTTGATACATGGCGCTAAAACCTTGATTTATGATATCTTCAAGGTATAAAAATACTTCTAAGGGTTTTTCTAACATTTTTTTGTAAAACTCTTCTTCGGCTTCTCCGATGGCAAAAGCTTTTAGTATGTTTTTTATCTCTTTGTAAACTCCTTCCCAGAAAAGCCTTACGTTGTAGCCTTTTTCGTTTATGGTATTTAACATATTTATAGCTTCTTTTGTGTCTGATTCTATTAAAAGCTCCAAAAACTTTCTTATAGATGCTTTATCCACCGGTCCAAACATAGATTTTACTATGTCTATGGTTACTTTGTTGTTGCCGTATGTGCTAGCTTGATCTAAAAGACTAGCGGCATCTCTCATAGAATCATCTGCTAAATCTGATAAAACATCCAAAGCCTCTTCGTCTATTTCGATGTTTTCTTGGTTGGCTATTCGTCTTAGGTATGTTTTTATGTTTTCTTTTGAAGCTCTTGAAAACACAAGCTTTTGACATCTTGATTGAATGGTGGGAAGTATCTTGTCAAACTCTGTGGTACAAAGGATAAATATCAAAGAAGGTGGTGGTTCTTCTATGGTTTTTAAAAGTGCATTAAAAGCTTCTTTTGTAAGCATATGAGCTTCATCTATGATATAAACTTTATATTTGCCTTGCATCGGTAGATAGCTTGCCCCTTCTCTTACGGCTCTTATTTCATCTATGCCTCTGTTGGAAGCGGCATCCATCTCTATAAGGTCTACAAATGTACCTTTTTCTATAGCTTGGCAGTTTGGACAAGCGTTGCAAGGTTCTCCTTCTTGGGGATTTAGGCAGTTTAAGACTTTTGCAAATATCCTTGCGGTGGTGGTTTTACCTGTTCCTTTGTGTCCTGCAAATATATAAGCGTGATGTATTTTTTGGTATAAAAATGCGTTTTTTAATATGGTAGCTGGTATCTCTTGACCTATTAGCTCTTTAAACGTTTTTGGTCTGTACTTTCTAGCAAAAGGTATATAACTCATCCTATATATTTTAAATTATTTTGCTTGAAAAAATATAAAAATATTGATACACTATTGGTATGAAGGTAGGTTTTATAGGCTTTGGAAATCTTGGTTCAGCTATTGTAAGAAGAATGGCTTCTTTAGGTGTGGAGGTGATAGTTTACAACAGGACAAAATCAAAGGTAAAAGACTTTAAAGCGGTAGATTATCCATACAATCTTTTAGAAGAGGTGGATATTGTTTTTATAAACGTTTTTGACTCTTTTGCTTCAAGAGAGGTTATCTTTGGAGAAAACGGTCTTGTAAAGGGAAATTTAAAAGATAAGACTATCGTAGATACCGCCACAAACCACTACGCCTATGTAAAAGAAGCTTATGAGACATTAAAAGGGCTTGGGGCTAAGTATCTTGATGCACCTGTGCTTGGTTCTGTGATACCTGCTACGAAGGGCGAGCTTATTATGCTCGTAGGGGGCGATGAGGATGTATTTAAAAGCGTTGAAGAGGTTTTAAAGCTTTTTACAAAAGAAAGAATGTATCTTGGACCAGTACCAAATGGCACTTACGGAAAACTAATAAACAACATAGTACTTGGAGCTTTTATGGACGCTATAGCCCAAGCCATTGGCATTGGAGAAAGCGTTGGCCTTTCCAAAGAGATGATTTTGAAGTTTTTAGAGCTTGGAGCTGGAAACTCTAACATATTAAACGTTAAAAAACAAAAGCTTTTACAAGAGGATTTTTCTCCTCAGTTTTCTGTAAAAGCCATATACAAAGACCTTCATTATGTGCAAGACCTTCTTAAAGATTTTGGGCTTTTCTCTTTTAGCTTAGGAGCTATTAAAGAGACTTATGGGCTTGCTATAAAATCAAACATGGAAGACCTTGATTTTTCAGCTATATATAATCTCTATAAGAAGAGTTTATGATAAGTGCTTTAGGTAGGCATGTTGTTGTTAAAAGTCAAATACAGAGTTTAGATGATTCGGCGGATTTATATAGCTTAGTTTTTAATACGCTTCTTGGCCTTAGAAATATAAATATTGAAGATTTGGATGTAAAGTTGAAAAATATACCAAGTTTTGAGCTTTTACCAAACATAAACCAAGCCGTAGATAGACTTGTAAAAGCCATAAAATCTAAAGAAAGGATACTGCTTTACGGAGATTACGATGTGGACGGGGTTACTTCTACTACCATCATGTACGATTTTTTAAAGCAAATAGGTGCCAACGTAGTACCGGTGCTTCCAAACAGAAACTCCGGCTACGGGCTTTCAAAGGAGATTATAGATTTATTCTCAAAGTATTCTAACTTAGTGCTTACATTAGACAACGGTACCACAGCCGTTCATGAGACAAAATATGCAAAAGAAAAATACAATATGGATTTTATCATTTTAGACCATCATATGATAAATCATGGAGAACATTTGCCTGAGGCTATATTGGTAAATCCAAACTTAGAAAAAGACAACAAACTAAAAGGCCTATGCACAGCTGGGCTTTCCTTTTATATGGTGGGGGCTTTAAGAAGGGCTTTGGGTGTAGATTTTGATATAAAAAAATATCTTGATTTGGTGGCAGTAGGTACTGTAGCAGATGTGATGCCGATAAATTCATTAAACAGAGTCCTCATATCTAAAGGTCTTGAGCTTATAAACAAGATAAAAGATATGCCTTGGGATATGGCTACAGATTTTGGAAAAGCTGGTATGAAAGCCCTTATAAACTACATATCAAAAACCCAAAACGGAAATCAAAAGATAATCACCGCCAAAGATATAGGATTTTCAATAGCCCCAAGAATAAACGCCGCAGGTCGCATAAGAAAACCTCAAATAGCTTTGAAGCTTTTGGCGGAAAAAAACTATGAGAAAGCTAGAATCTTAGCTGAAGACTTAAACAAGATAAACCAAGATAGAAGAAGAATATCAAACGAGATGTTTAAAGAGGCTTATAGCCTTGCCTCTCAGTCCAACGATGATTTTGTGATACTTGGAAAACAAACGTGGCATCATGGGGTTCTTGGAATTGTGGCTGGAAGACTTTCTAACAAGCTTAAAAAACCAACAGGTATATTTCACATCAACAACACTCACGCGGTTGGCTCTATAAGATCTGTGGAAGGTCTTGATGTTCATAAGCTTTTATCAAATTTAAGCTATATGTTTGATAAATGGGGAGGTCATGCTGGAGCAGCTGGGGTTACCATTAAAAAAGAATATTTTGATGCTTTTAGACAAAAGATAAACGATTTATTAAAGAGAGAATCCTTTGAAGTGGATAGGGTTTTAGAGGTGGATATGGAACTTCCCCTAAGAAGCGTTGATAAACGTATTGGAGAAATAATAGAGAAGCTATCTCCATATGGTGAACTAAACCCAGAACCGATTTTTATATCTCAAGATATCACCGTATCTTCTATATCAAGCAAAGGCGTAGGCGTAAGGGTGAAAACCTTAGACAAAGATAAAGAGGTAGAGCTAAGCTGTTTTGAAGAGGAGCTTTTTGTAAAACTAAGACCTGGTCAACGTTTAAAAGCCATATACAACATAGATTCTTATGGAATAAACATGATAGATGTGGTATTTTGTTGATATCTGATGGCTTCTGGTAATACCCACGATTTTTTAAACTTAGCGACGCTTCCTATCTTCCTTTACGGTGTGCCTCACGAGTATTTTTTATATTTTGGAAGTGCTTATGTGATTTCTACTGTTTTGCTATCTCCAGATATAGACCTTCATCATTCAAAACCCTCAAAAAGATGGAAAATATTAAAGTGGTTTTGGCATCCATACCGTATTGTTTTTAAGCATAGGGGCTTGTCGCACTTTCCTATAGTGGGTACACTCTCTAGGCTCTTATATGTTTTAATCTTGGTGGTGTTTTTATACTTTGTTATAGTGGGTATTATGAGCTTTTCGAATTATTCTCATACTTTTATTAAAAGCTCAGATACTTTTTTTCAACATATAAAATATAGGATAAAAGAAGAAGATATATTTTGGTTTGTAATGGGTGCAGTGGTATCTGATATAGTGCATATCTTTTGGGATTTTGTGTTTTCTTTTCTAAAAAAGTTTATAAAATGATTTAAAGGCTTTTAAGTTTAAAAAATTTTGATTTCAAAAGATTTTCAGCGTATTCTCTCTCTTCGTTTGAATCGTAGGTAATACCAGAACCAGCATAATAAGAAAAATATTTTGCATTTCCTACTATAGTCCTTATCAAAACACTTGAAACCATATTTTTACCTTTTAAAAGCAAAGCTACACCACAATAATACCCTCTATCAAGAGGCTCTAATGTTTTTATAAGATATGTGGCCATTTTCTTTGGAGCACCGCTTATAGAAGCCACTGGCAGGCATTGATTTATTATATTTATAGGCTTTTCCTTGGTTTTGCCAAATACTTCAGAAAACATATGATAAAGGGTTTTGTGTTTTGATATGGCAAAAAGTTTTTTACAGCTGACATTGTTTGATATTTTGTTAAAATCGTTTCTCATAACATCTGTTATCATAAGATTTTCAGATATGTCTTTTTGGCTTTTAATAAGTTCACATTTTCGTTTTGAAGTGCCCTTTATAGGTTTTGATATTATGACATCTTTTTCTTTTTTTATGAAAAGCTCCATAGACCCACTTATTATATAAAAATCTTTATCTTTAAAGAAAAATCCAAAATCCACCGGCTGATATCTGAAAAAATGCCAAAACAATGCTTCTTCTTTTGATAAAAGCCCAAAGTCAAACTTCATAGCTAAGTTTATTTGGTATATATCACCATTTTCTATGTGTTTTTTGGCTTTTAGTAGCATATTTATATAGTCTTGTTTTGGTGTCATATCAAGAAGTTTAAAACGAGATGTTGTATAAATGGCTCTAAGTCTTACAAAAGAAGATATCTTTATATCTATTATCTTGGCTTTTGAAAAGGGTATTATTAGAAAGTGTATATATTTATCTTCTTTAAACTGATCTAAACTATCTAAATATAATATATCTTTTATATTTGCTTTGTAGAGTAATTTATTGTGCTTATTTAAAAAGCCAGAGGCTATTATGAGTTTTCTTTTTCTATCCATGAATTTAAATAATACTCCAAATCTTGGTCTATTTTGTAGTTTATATGATCTATGCTTTTTATGGATTTTACACCGATTACAGAGTTTAGTATAAAAGCTTTTTCAAACTCTTTTAGGTCTTTTGCTTTTATTGGTAAAAACTCTATATTTAGATGGTCTTTTAGCGTTTGAAGGGTTATACCAAACAAAATACCGCTTTGAATATAAGGGCTGTAGTATTTGCCATCTTTTTCAAATAGTATATTTGAGCTTGAGCACTCTTGGATATCATCGTTTTCATTTAAAAATATCCCGTCAAAAAATCCCATCTCTTGGGCTTTTCTTTTTGCTAGTGTGTTTAGAAGGTAGTTTGTGGTTTTGTGGTATATGGTTATATCTTTACTATGTCTTTTATAGGGTGAGATTGTTAGGTTTACTACAGATGGAATAGGTCCTTTTTCACGGTTTTTGATATAAACTTTGTAAGTTTTTGGCTTTTCGTAGAAAATCTTAGTTTCATCGTAGGCTATTAAAATCTTTAAAACTGTGTTTTTGGGATATTGGTTTAATGTAGTTTTTATATTGTTTAGATCAAGTTCTATGTCAAATAGTTCTTTTGATGAGTTGTTTAATCGTTTTAGATGTCTTTCTAAAAAGGGTGTATAGCCGTTGTATATAAAAGTCTCAAAAAGCCCTTGAGAGTATTGGATGTTGTTGTCCATAGTAAATATAACCCCCCCGAGGGCGACCTACTTTCCCGTGCCGTTTGCCCAGCACAGTATCATCGGCGCAGAAGGGCTTAACTGCCGGGTTCGGAATGGATACCGGGTGTTTCCCCTTCGCTATTGCCCGCGGAGAATCTTGATTTTTAATTTTATAAGCTCAATAGGTTTGAGAAAGAAGAAGTTAGTGGGTATGCAAGTCGAACGAGCTATTAGTACCCTTTAGCCCCACCAATTGCTTGGCTTCCACTACAGGGCCTATCAACGTGGTCATCTTCCACGGCTCTTCAGGGAGTTCTTATCTTGAGGTGGACTTCGCGCTTAGATGCTTTCAGCGCTTATTCCGTAGAAGGATAGCTACTGGGCGCTACCACTGGAGTGATAACCCATACACCAGAGCCTTCCCTGTCCCGGTCCTCTCGTACTAAGGACAGGCCCTCTCAAAACTCCTGCGCCCACGGCGGATAGGGACCGAACTGTCTCGCGACGTTCTGAACCCAGCTCGCGTCCCCCTTTAATGGGCGAACAGCCCAACCCTTGGAACCTGCTTCAGCTCCAGGATGGGGGGAGCCGACATCGAGGTACCAAACTTCGCCGTCGATAGGGGCTCTCGGGCGAAATTAGCCTGTTATCCCCGGAGTAGCTTTTATCCGCTGATCACATGCCCTTCCACTCGGAATGCATGTGGGTCACTAAGCCCCGCTTTCGCGTCTGCTCGACATGTCTGTCTCACAGTCAGGCACCCTTATGCCTTTGTACTCGATGGCGAATTTCCGACTCGCCTGAGGGTACCTTTGGACGCCTCCGTTACTCTTTGGGAGGCAGCCGCCCCAGCTAAACTGCCCGCCTGACACTGTCCCTTGCAAGGCTCACTTGCTAAGGTTAGAACTCTAACCTATCCAGGGTGGTATCTCACCGGCGGCTCCACCCCTCCCGAAAGAGGGGTTTCCTAGCCTCCCACCTATCCTGCGCAGGATAGGTCAAAGTCCAATGTCAGGTTACAGTGAAGCTTCACGGGGTCTTTCCGTCCTGCCGTGGGTAGCCGGTGTCTTGACCGGCATCACAATTTCATCGGGTCTCTCCTCGAGACAGCGTGGCACTCGTTGGACCATTCATGCAGGTCGGAACTTACCCGACAAGGAATTTCGCTACCTTAGGACCGTCATAGT
Proteins encoded in this region:
- a CDS encoding chorismate-binding protein, coding for MDRKRKLIIASGFLNKHNKLLYKANIKDILYLDSLDQFKEDKYIHFLIIPFSKAKIIDIKISSFVRLRAIYTTSRFKLLDMTPKQDYINMLLKAKKHIENGDIYQINLAMKFDFGLLSKEEALFWHFFRYQPVDFGFFFKDKDFYIISGSMELFIKKEKDVIISKPIKGTSKRKCELIKSQKDISENLMITDVMRNDFNKISNNVSCKKLFAISKHKTLYHMFSEVFGKTKEKPINIINQCLPVASISGAPKKMATYLIKTLEPLDRGYYCGVALLLKGKNMVSSVLIRTIVGNAKYFSYYAGSGITYDSNEEREYAENLLKSKFFKLKSL
- the rbfA gene encoding 30S ribosome-binding factor RbfA, whose product is MNKQKDMLKRTIEKEVANILIKDIENMPGFVTVNGVLLSEDGKNVLISISVLEKDKEEAVLKRLQSAKEYIRHLLTKKIKTKSMPKIDFVISKED
- the recJ gene encoding single-stranded-DNA-specific exonuclease RecJ, producing the protein MISALGRHVVVKSQIQSLDDSADLYSLVFNTLLGLRNINIEDLDVKLKNIPSFELLPNINQAVDRLVKAIKSKERILLYGDYDVDGVTSTTIMYDFLKQIGANVVPVLPNRNSGYGLSKEIIDLFSKYSNLVLTLDNGTTAVHETKYAKEKYNMDFIILDHHMINHGEHLPEAILVNPNLEKDNKLKGLCTAGLSFYMVGALRRALGVDFDIKKYLDLVAVGTVADVMPINSLNRVLISKGLELINKIKDMPWDMATDFGKAGMKALINYISKTQNGNQKIITAKDIGFSIAPRINAAGRIRKPQIALKLLAEKNYEKARILAEDLNKINQDRRRISNEMFKEAYSLASQSNDDFVILGKQTWHHGVLGIVAGRLSNKLKKPTGIFHINNTHAVGSIRSVEGLDVHKLLSNLSYMFDKWGGHAGAAGVTIKKEYFDAFRQKINDLLKRESFEVDRVLEVDMELPLRSVDKRIGEIIEKLSPYGELNPEPIFISQDITVSSISSKGVGVRVKTLDKDKEVELSCFEEELFVKLRPGQRLKAIYNIDSYGINMIDVVFC
- the dnaX gene encoding DNA polymerase III subunit gamma/tau, producing the protein MSYIPFARKYRPKTFKELIGQEIPATILKNAFLYQKIHHAYIFAGHKGTGKTTTARIFAKVLNCLNPQEGEPCNACPNCQAIEKGTFVDLIEMDAASNRGIDEIRAVREGASYLPMQGKYKVYIIDEAHMLTKEAFNALLKTIEEPPPSLIFILCTTEFDKILPTIQSRCQKLVFSRASKENIKTYLRRIANQENIEIDEEALDVLSDLADDSMRDAASLLDQASTYGNNKVTIDIVKSMFGPVDKASIRKFLELLIESDTKEAINMLNTINEKGYNVRLFWEGVYKEIKNILKAFAIGEAEEEFYKKMLEKPLEVFLYLEDIINQGFSAMYQKDPILALEITVLKASLIKDFVPISELLKESLDLPTKSAEKKTPNEPTEDIKAENSKDQEYPEEVEKILEVFKPAKILHYEKKINHDKK
- a CDS encoding sigma-54 dependent transcriptional regulator encodes the protein MKVLIIDDEASIRESISNILSDENISSKTAKSLEEAKKILTKEYFPVILLDIWLEDGSGIDFIDTIKELSPNSSIVMITGHGGIELAVQSIKKGAFDFLEKPLSIEKLLNVIEKAHKEHIKNKLTNIEHSDDIIGESIAIKKLKEEVKKVAKSNANIVIFGENGTGKELVAKNIHKLSYRKDKPFVDINCAAIPDELIESELFGYEKGAFTGAVSRKAGKLEIANEGTIFLDEIGDMSLKAQAKLLRAIETKSFHRLGGLQKIDVDVRFICASNKDLKTLIEQGLFREDLYYRLAVITLEVPPLRERGQDIIILAEYFLDKFCQENKTKPKKLTEEAKEVLLEYHWPGNVRELKNLMERLSIIVEKDTIDADSLEIKVKNKESQDFKSAKQEFEKQFILKKLAQHNYNIKQTAQAIGMDFTNLYRKIKAYNIKIEEDSK
- a CDS encoding NAD(P)-dependent oxidoreductase, producing the protein MKVGFIGFGNLGSAIVRRMASLGVEVIVYNRTKSKVKDFKAVDYPYNLLEEVDIVFINVFDSFASREVIFGENGLVKGNLKDKTIVDTATNHYAYVKEAYETLKGLGAKYLDAPVLGSVIPATKGELIMLVGGDEDVFKSVEEVLKLFTKERMYLGPVPNGTYGKLINNIVLGAFMDAIAQAIGIGESVGLSKEMILKFLELGAGNSNILNVKKQKLLQEDFSPQFSVKAIYKDLHYVQDLLKDFGLFSFSLGAIKETYGLAIKSNMEDLDFSAIYNLYKKSL
- a CDS encoding aminotransferase class IV — protein: MDNNIQYSQGLFETFIYNGYTPFLERHLKRLNNSSKELFDIELDLNNIKTTLNQYPKNTVLKILIAYDETKIFYEKPKTYKVYIKNREKGPIPSVVNLTISPYKRHSKDITIYHKTTNYLLNTLAKRKAQEMGFFDGIFLNENDDIQECSSSNILFEKDGKYYSPYIQSGILFGITLQTLKDHLNIEFLPIKAKDLKEFEKAFILNSVIGVKSIKSIDHINYKIDQDLEYYLNSWIEKENS
- a CDS encoding metal-binding protein, encoding MASGNTHDFLNLATLPIFLYGVPHEYFLYFGSAYVISTVLLSPDIDLHHSKPSKRWKILKWFWHPYRIVFKHRGLSHFPIVGTLSRLLYVLILVVFLYFVIVGIMSFSNYSHTFIKSSDTFFQHIKYRIKEEDIFWFVMGAVVSDIVHIFWDFVFSFLKKFIK